The bacterium genomic sequence GGAACCCACGAGACATTCGCGGCTCTGGCGGCAAAGCACTTCGACGGATCGCTGAAGGGCAAGTGGATTCTGACCGGCGGACTGGGAGGAATGGGCGGCGCGCAGCCGTTGGCCGTGACGCTGAACGGCGGCGCGGCGCTGATCGTGGAGGTGGATCCGGCTCGCATTCGCCGGCGCGTGGAAATCGGCTACTGCGACCGCGAAACGACGAGCCTTGATGAAGCTCTGAAGTGGATTGGCGACGCCACGAAAAAAGGCGAATCGCTCTCCGTGGGACTACTCGGAAACTGCGCCGACGTTCTTCCCGATCTTCTGAAGCGCAAGGTTCTGCCGGACGTCGTTACCGATCAGACCTCGGCTCATGATGAATTAAATGGATATGTTCCGTGTGGAATCTCGCTTGAGGATGCGCTTCAGCTTCGCAAGACCGATCCGAAGGAGTACATTCGCCGCAGCGTGCATTCGATGGTGGTGCATACGCAGGCGATGGTCGAGTTTCAGAAGCGGGGCGCAATTGTCTTCGATTATGGCAATAACCTGCGCGGTCAAGCGCTGAAGGCGGGCTATGCCGACGCATTCGCCTATCCCGGATTCGTTCCCGCCTATATCCGTCCGCTGTTCTGTTTGGGGAAGGGACCGTTCCGCTGGGCGGCTCTGTCAGGCGATCCGAAAGATATTCACACGATTGACGCGGAAGTCCTCCGCCTGTTTCCGAACGACAAATCACTGGAGCGCTGGATTAAGGACGCCTGCCCGCGCATTCCGTTCCAAGGGCTACCGTCACGCATCTGCTGGCTGGGTCAAGGAGATCGCGCCAAGCTCGGGTTGGCCATGAATGAGTTGGTTCGCTCGGGGAGAGTCTCCGCGCCGGTGGTGATTGGCCGCGATCACTTGGACTGCGGCTCGGTCGCTTCTCCCTATCGCGAAACGGAAGCGATGAAGGACGGTTCCGACGCCATCGCCGATTGGCCGGTGTTGAACGCGCTCGTGAATACCGCATCCGGAGCCTCGTGGGTGAGCTACCATCATGGCGGAGGAGTAGGGATTGGCGCGTCGCTCCACGCGGGACAGGTGATCGTGGCCGACGGAACCGATGCCGCCGCCGCCAGACTCGAACGCGTGCTGACCAACGATCCGGCGACGGGTCTCTTCCGTCACCATGACGCGGGCTACGAAGCGGCAACTCAGACCGCGCTGCGCAGCCACGTCAAGATTCCCGGACTGAACTACTGATCCTTTCTCAAACGCGAGAATCGAATATGGAGAACCTTCTGGTTGAACGTGATGGGACGGTCGCGATTGTGACCGTCAACCGGCCGAAAGCAATGAATGCGCTGAACGTTGCGACCGTTTGCGAATTGCACGAAGTCTTTCGCGGGCTGGCCGCCGACAGGGAAACGCGCGTGATTGTGCTCACCGGAGCGGGGGAGAAGAGTTTCGTAGCGGGCGCCGACATTCAAGAAATCCGTGATCTCGATCTGGTATCCGGAAAGGGCTTCGCGGCGCGCGGATTGGCGCTCTATTCCTTGATCGAGAAAATGCGAATTCCGGTCATTGCGGCGGTAAACGGCTATGCGCTGGGCGGCGGCTGCGAACTGGCCATGTCCTGCCACATCCGTCTCGCGTCCGAGAATGCGAAGTTCGGTCAGCCGGAGATTAATCTGGGGATCATTCCCGGCTACGGCGGAACGCAGCGATTGCCGCGACTGGTGGGGCGCGGGCGCTCTCTCGATCTCATGCTCACGGGCCGGATGATTCCCGCCGATGAAGCGCTGGGATGGGGACTGGTGAGCGCGGTCTATCCGGCGGGTGAACTCATGTCAGCCGCCCGCAAGTTGGCTTTCGAGCTCTCCGCCAAACCGGCTCTCGCCGCCGCCGCCATTCTGGAAGCCGTGGACACGGGTTTGCAGCTCGGTCTTGACCACGGACTGCGCGCGGAAGAGAATCTGTTCGCCTTCAGTTGCGGCACGGAGGACATGAAGGAGGGAACGACCGCTTTTCTCGAAAAGCGAAAGCCGGAATTCAAGGGACGCTGAACCGAGTGGACGATCTTCTCGTTCACAATATCGGCCGACTCGCCACGCCGCTTCAGAAAGATCGTGACGATGCGCGTCGTCCGGTTTGCGAGATTTCGAACGCAGCGATTCTCATTCGCGATGGTCGTATCGTAGACGTAGGTGCGGAGTCGGAAGTCATACGGAAGGCATCGGATGCGACTCCCCGGCTGGACGCCAAAGGTGCGCTGGCGCTTCCCGGACTGGCGGATTGCCACACGCACCCGGTGTTTGTTGGGAATCGCGCGGCCGAATTCCATCTGCGAAATGCGGGGAGATCGTATCTGGAAATCGCCGCAGCGGGAGGCGGGATTGCCGCGTCAGCGAAGAAAGTTCGCGAGGCGAGCAAGGAACGGATTATCGAGGAATCGCTTCCCCGTTTCCGTCGTTCGCTGATGGGCGGCGTCACGACCATCGAAGGAAAGTCCGGGTATGGATTGGATTGGGAAGGGGAGCGGAAACTTCTTGAGGCGCTACGGGAGATCGAGTCACTCACTCCCCAACGGTTGCATCGCACGTTCCTGATCCATGCCTTGCCCGCGAGTTTCGCGGATCGTCGAGAGGAATATGCGCGACTTGTGGAGGAACAAATGATCCCCACAGTAGCCGAGGAGAAACTGGCTACGGCGGTGGACGTTTTCTGCGAATCGGGGGCGTTTACCGTTGATGAGTCGCGGCAGTTTCTTCACGCTGCCGGTCGGTGCGGTCTGAACACGATGGTTCACGCCAATCAGTTCGGCCATTCCGGCGGAGCGCTGCTGGCGGCCGAGGTGAAGGCGACGAGCGCGAATCATCTCGAATATCTGAATGGCGAGGAGATGAATGCGCTGGCGGGATCCCGTACGATTGCCGTAACGCTTCCCGCGTGCGTATTCTTCCTCGGCACCATTCCCTACCCACCGGTTCGCAAGATGATCGAATGCGGTCTGCGAATTGCGATCGCGACCGACATGAATCCGGGTTCGGCGATGACCGAGTCGCTGCCGTTCTGCATGACGGCGGCGGCAATCTACTGCAGGATGACGCCCTCGGAGCTGCTGTGGGCGGTGACGTTGGATGCAGCCCGCGCGCTGCGAGCGGAGAGCGAAGTCGGATCATTGGAGGTGGGCAAAGAGGGGGACGTTTCGCTCTGGAACATGCCCGATCTGGAGTCTCTCTCTTACCATTTCGGCGACGTCCGGGCGGCGGCTGTTGTGATTGGGGGCAAGGTCGCGTGGCGAGACTCCGATGCAACGATCCGATATTAACATCGGGACTTCCGGCTGGAAATTCGACGACTGGGCCGGAACGTTCTATCCTTTCCGCGTTCCGAAAACCAAGTGGCTTGAGTATTATGCGGCACGTTTTCCGGTCGGCGAGATCAACAGCACCTACTACCGGATTGCGCCGCTCTCGGTGTACGCGGCAATCGCCCGCAGGACGCCTGACGGTTTTCGATTGTTTGCGAAAGTTCACGCCGAGGTCACACACACACGCAAAGACCCGGCGAGCTCGCTGCGCATGCTCATCGGAGCACTCCATCCGCTCTCGGAATCGGGGCGTCTGATCGGTCTGTTGGCTCAATTTCCTGCCAGCTTTCGATTCATAGAGGAAAACATCGGTTACGTGCTGGCTTTGCCGGGAATGTGCCGAGATGCTCGCCTGTGCGTTGAGTTTCGTCACGCAAGCTGGCTGTGTGATGAGGCAATCGAATCCGTTCGCAAGGCGGAGATGACGTGGGTAACGCCCGACGAGCCTAAACTTACCGATCTTCTTCCCTTCAGAATCGTCGCCACCTCGGATATCGTATACATTCGTCTGCACGGACGCAACAACACAACGTGGTACGATCCGCAGGCGGGCAACCGATATGACTACAACTATTCGGAACCGGAACTCGCCGAGATCGGTTCGGAACTCCTCCATTCGACGTTCGGTGCACGGAAGGGCTATGTGCTCTTCAATAACTGTCACCTTGGGCAGGCTCCCCTCAATGCACAGTGG encodes the following:
- a CDS encoding DUF72 domain-containing protein, whose translation is MQRSDINIGTSGWKFDDWAGTFYPFRVPKTKWLEYYAARFPVGEINSTYYRIAPLSVYAAIARRTPDGFRLFAKVHAEVTHTRKDPASSLRMLIGALHPLSESGRLIGLLAQFPASFRFIEENIGYVLALPGMCRDARLCVEFRHASWLCDEAIESVRKAEMTWVTPDEPKLTDLLPFRIVATSDIVYIRLHGRNNTTWYDPQAGNRYDYNYSEPELAEIGSELLHSTFGARKGYVLFNNCHLGQAPLNAQWMKMWLAAESNGYEMNSA
- the hutU gene encoding urocanate hydratase codes for the protein GTHETFAALAAKHFDGSLKGKWILTGGLGGMGGAQPLAVTLNGGAALIVEVDPARIRRRVEIGYCDRETTSLDEALKWIGDATKKGESLSVGLLGNCADVLPDLLKRKVLPDVVTDQTSAHDELNGYVPCGISLEDALQLRKTDPKEYIRRSVHSMVVHTQAMVEFQKRGAIVFDYGNNLRGQALKAGYADAFAYPGFVPAYIRPLFCLGKGPFRWAALSGDPKDIHTIDAEVLRLFPNDKSLERWIKDACPRIPFQGLPSRICWLGQGDRAKLGLAMNELVRSGRVSAPVVIGRDHLDCGSVASPYRETEAMKDGSDAIADWPVLNALVNTASGASWVSYHHGGGVGIGASLHAGQVIVADGTDAAAARLERVLTNDPATGLFRHHDAGYEAATQTALRSHVKIPGLNY
- the hutI gene encoding imidazolonepropionase, whose protein sequence is MDDLLVHNIGRLATPLQKDRDDARRPVCEISNAAILIRDGRIVDVGAESEVIRKASDATPRLDAKGALALPGLADCHTHPVFVGNRAAEFHLRNAGRSYLEIAAAGGGIAASAKKVREASKERIIEESLPRFRRSLMGGVTTIEGKSGYGLDWEGERKLLEALREIESLTPQRLHRTFLIHALPASFADRREEYARLVEEQMIPTVAEEKLATAVDVFCESGAFTVDESRQFLHAAGRCGLNTMVHANQFGHSGGALLAAEVKATSANHLEYLNGEEMNALAGSRTIAVTLPACVFFLGTIPYPPVRKMIECGLRIAIATDMNPGSAMTESLPFCMTAAAIYCRMTPSELLWAVTLDAARALRAESEVGSLEVGKEGDVSLWNMPDLESLSYHFGDVRAAAVVIGGKVAWRDSDATIRY
- a CDS encoding enoyl-CoA hydratase/isomerase family protein, with the protein product MENLLVERDGTVAIVTVNRPKAMNALNVATVCELHEVFRGLAADRETRVIVLTGAGEKSFVAGADIQEIRDLDLVSGKGFAARGLALYSLIEKMRIPVIAAVNGYALGGGCELAMSCHIRLASENAKFGQPEINLGIIPGYGGTQRLPRLVGRGRSLDLMLTGRMIPADEALGWGLVSAVYPAGELMSAARKLAFELSAKPALAAAAILEAVDTGLQLGLDHGLRAEENLFAFSCGTEDMKEGTTAFLEKRKPEFKGR